GCACCGCAACTCTCAGTGTAAGCTGAAAGGCCGCCCAACAAACTTACAAAAGGCATCATATTCCCATCGCCTATCTCACCAGGTGCGAGGGTCAACTTGCCGCCGATGGTACCTTTCCAGTTGAGATCAGGACTGTCAAAGCCTGTGATCGTAGAACCTCTGACAAAAATCTGTGGGATCACAGAAACAGCAAAACCATGACAACCCGGAGCGCTACCAAAATATTGATCCGGGGGGCTACCAAAATAACAACCCGGGCCGCCATAAGTGAAACCAAAAGCTGGTCCTGCGGATAAATCAACCAAAGGGCCCAAAGAAGTCTCTCCCCCTGACTTGGCAACCTCTGTACCAAAATGGACACCGCCAAGAACTCCAATGATTGAGGCACCCATATTTTACCTCCCTTCAAATTTGCCCGACTGCCATTCGATAAAATCCATGTAATGATCAATTGTTTCATCCATTGGGTCGGTCAGATAATAAACAATGCCGGCGGTTGCGGCGGTTCTTCCAACAGCGCCTGAAACTAAAAATGTGCTGGGGGATAATGGGGCAAAGCGAAGTGCCGCGAGGCCAACGCCTAATCCTGAAATTGTGCCGCCTATATGAGCAAGTCCGGAAACAACGGCATCTCCCGCAACGTGCGCTAATGCCCTCGGTTCCGTTTCTTCACCTGCCGAGTATTTGTCATAATGGTAATAAGCCGAAGTTCCGACTGGGAGGAGAAGTGTCGCCGCTGTTACAGAGCCGCCGATCCAGCCTCCTGTCCCTTCGATCAAGAACCCAGTCCCAAACATTCCGGTAATAGTATAAGGGTTGGCGATTGTGGCCATGGCCTGTACTGTCCGATGATCGCTCCAAGAGAAGGGTTTGGACGCTTCTTCAGGCATTGATTTTTCAGCGCCACAACGATCAGTGCAATTGGTGAAGTTTTTTTGAAAACAATAGTCGAGACATTGCCGATAAAAATCGTCCGGCGACGACGCTGAAATTGGATTTGGCATAATTATATCTCCTCTTTCTCCTTGGATAATCTTAAAAGTTTCTTTTGCAAAAATTCCAGGGCCCGGCGGTGGAGGCGGGAGATCCATGATTTGGAGAGATTGAGCGTCCCCGCAATTTCGTCCAGCGTGCGATCCTGAAAGTAGTACATCATCACAAGCCTCTTTTCCCTGACAGGGAGAAAATCAATCAGCGCCCGGAGCCTTCGCTTGACCGTCCGGAAATCGATAGGACCCTCCAACCCATGGCCGGCTGAAGGATCGGCCGGTTCAAAATCTTCCATGTCATCAAATGAAACAACCGAGCAGGAAGAAAGCTCCGGCAGACAATAAAAATGACGCGGCATCCATTCGCTTTTTCGAAGGCCGTCAAAAATAGCCCCCCGAATCCTGTGACTCGCGAAGGTTTTAAAATCGTAATTGTACCGGGTGTCAAAGCGTTGGGCCGCCTCTAAAAGACCAAGGCGGGCGTCGGAGAGGAGGTCGTCATAATCCACGTGACCGCCGAGCGACCGCAAAGCCACCCGAGCAAGGGTTGAGGCGAAAGGGAGATATTTTTCAACCAACAAAATGACTGTCCGCGATGCTTGAGGGGAGTTCATGATCTTTAAGATGTGCAAATGGAGTGCCAACTTCTGGAGATTTTCAACTCTTCAAAGATCAAAGAGATAAACTTAATCCATAACAAGATTACTTTTTAGTGACTCGCACGATTGCTATAAAAGCGTATCAATTTTGCTATCTATCCCCACTTTTATGACGCGCTGTCCCTTGCGCTTCCGTTTGAAAAAAAATAGCGGTTATCAGGGAGGAAGAATGGATCCGATTCGTTCCCGAACTCTTGTTGTCAAGGCACTGCTCGTGCTTTCACTCTTCCTGGGAACCGTCAGTCTGTTGGAGGGGATTTCCTGGATCGGAAAGGTAAGGCCGGGCTTTACCATTTCGCAAAAAGGGGAGGTCACCTCCCTGATGCACTCTCGTTGGACCGGCAATCGCGAGGGGATCAAACGCCGGGATCAAATTTTGGCCTACGACGGTGTCCCGTTCACCACGGTTGGCTCTTTTTTTCAATACCTTGAGCAGAACCGGCCAGTGGCCGGTTCCAAAGAGGAGTTTGCACAGGCTTTTGCCAATACAGGACCAAAGCCGGTTGTTTATCAAATCGATCGCAAAGGGAGATCCACCGTCATCTCGGTTCACCCCATGCTCTTCACGTGGGACGATTACCTCTTGAGCTTTTTTCTCGATCTTTTCATCGGCCTCTCCTTTGTTCTGCTCGCGGTGGTGATCTTTTTTTTCAGCCCGCACGTGACCAGCAATTTTCTGGTCTGCCTCGCCGGATTCTTGACCGGCCTGATGCAGATCCTCGCCGTCGATTATTACACCGGCCAGCTCCTTCTCCTGCCGCTCTTTGTCGTTTTCTGCCTTTTTGCCCTTGTCTCATGCCAGGCCAACTTTGAAATTTTCCGCAAGCGGTCGCCGATCAAAATTTCCCTTCGCGCCTTTAATATCACGCTGGCGGGCGTTTTTGTCCTTTCGGGTCTCGTTTATTTTTTCGCCGTCCGGACGCGGCAGGACCATCAAATCTACGCCATCGCCCTCATGCTTTCCTACGCCCTTCCTTCGCTTGTCGCCCACGCCAACTGTGCCTTTATCTATTTCACCACCGACTCGGTGATGACGCGAAAGATCATTCGTCTGTTCAATCTGATTTACCTCACCATTCTTCCCGCCTATGCCTATTATGCCGCCCGGGAGATATTTGACGTCATCCTCCCCCGCGAACTCCTTATTTTTCAGCTCTGGTACGCCATCTTCCTGCCGCTGACCATCATCCGCTTTCATGCCCTCGACTTTAACGTCCGCCTCAAACGGGGGACCTTGGCGCTCCTCGTCGGTGTCATTCTGGTGGGCAATCTCCTCCTTGTCTGCGGCCTCACCCCCGCAGTGCTCCGGGCGTATCAGCTTCCCCCGCATTACGCCCTCGGACTCATGTTTTTGAGCCAGATTTTGATGGTGGTATTTCTTTTGTATGCGGCCCATACATCGCTGTTCGACCGGATTTTTTTCTATTCAACCTACAAGTTCAAAAACATGATTGAATCGGCCGGCGACTCGATTCTCTCGAAACTTTCGACGGAGGATATCTTAAATTCACTCGGCGGCTTTTTGGCCGGCAGTTTTCAAATCCCCCGTTACTTTTTTTATCTGGGCGAAGGCGAACAGGATCCGTTTGTCCTTTCCGGGCCCGCCGTCTGCGTTCCGGAAGAAATCGAATGGGGCAAAATCGAAATGAAGGGGCGGGAATGTCTGATCCTTTCCGAAATGGAGAGCGCGGGAGACCATTTTGTCCGGGAAATGCTTGTCCGGAACGATCTGGTCCTCCTTCTTCCGATCCTGTTTTGCGAAAAAACGATCGGTCTGGCGTTTCTCTCCGAAAAATCGGACCATTCCCCCTACTCGCCTGAAGATATCATCAATCTTCAGACCCTTCTCAAGACCGCCGCGGCGGCCCTTGTCAACGCGCGCCAGCACGATGCGGTGCTGAAGCTTCAGGAACGGTTGAAAATTGAAAACAGGCTTCTGAAGGAAGAGGTGCGGGGGGGAAAGATCGGCGATCCCATCATCGGCGAACGGGGCGATTTGAGGGATGTCTTTCAAAACATCGAAAAAATCAGGGAGAGCGATGTCACCGTCCTCTTGCGCGGCGAGTCGGGAGTGGGAAAGGAGCTGATCGCCCGGGCCATCCACGACCGCTCCTCCCGGGGCGAAAAACCCTTTATTGCCATCAACTGCACCGCGATCCCCGAGGCGCTCATGGAGTCCGAACTGTTCGGCTACGAGAAAGGGGCCTTTACCGACGC
This region of Deltaproteobacteria bacterium genomic DNA includes:
- a CDS encoding sigma-70 family RNA polymerase sigma factor, translated to MNSPQASRTVILLVEKYLPFASTLARVALRSLGGHVDYDDLLSDARLGLLEAAQRFDTRYNYDFKTFASHRIRGAIFDGLRKSEWMPRHFYCLPELSSCSVVSFDDMEDFEPADPSAGHGLEGPIDFRTVKRRLRALIDFLPVREKRLVMMYYFQDRTLDEIAGTLNLSKSWISRLHRRALEFLQKKLLRLSKEKEEI
- a CDS encoding sigma-54-dependent Fis family transcriptional regulator, giving the protein MDPIRSRTLVVKALLVLSLFLGTVSLLEGISWIGKVRPGFTISQKGEVTSLMHSRWTGNREGIKRRDQILAYDGVPFTTVGSFFQYLEQNRPVAGSKEEFAQAFANTGPKPVVYQIDRKGRSTVISVHPMLFTWDDYLLSFFLDLFIGLSFVLLAVVIFFFSPHVTSNFLVCLAGFLTGLMQILAVDYYTGQLLLLPLFVVFCLFALVSCQANFEIFRKRSPIKISLRAFNITLAGVFVLSGLVYFFAVRTRQDHQIYAIALMLSYALPSLVAHANCAFIYFTTDSVMTRKIIRLFNLIYLTILPAYAYYAAREIFDVILPRELLIFQLWYAIFLPLTIIRFHALDFNVRLKRGTLALLVGVILVGNLLLVCGLTPAVLRAYQLPPHYALGLMFLSQILMVVFLLYAAHTSLFDRIFFYSTYKFKNMIESAGDSILSKLSTEDILNSLGGFLAGSFQIPRYFFYLGEGEQDPFVLSGPAVCVPEEIEWGKIEMKGRECLILSEMESAGDHFVREMLVRNDLVLLLPILFCEKTIGLAFLSEKSDHSPYSPEDIINLQTLLKTAAAALVNARQHDAVLKLQERLKIENRLLKEEVRGGKIGDPIIGERGDLRDVFQNIEKIRESDVTVLLRGESGVGKELIARAIHDRSSRGEKPFIAINCTAIPEALMESELFGYEKGAFTDARAQKIGLFEAAHEGTIFLDEIGDVNPAMQLKFLRVLQEREIKRVGGNQSIPVDVRVIAATNRDLEAAVAVGQMRKDLYFRLNVFPVYVPPLRERKKDLQELVYSFVRKFSEEMGKAVLFPDKESRERLLRYPWPGNVRELQNVIERSVALCPAGEAIKIHDLEGGLWDQLQEEAEKILRRGGYHQQMEEFQRRLVKRAIHQAGGNKARAARTLGIHVTHLYKMMKQLEKN